Proteins encoded in a region of the Aminivibrio sp. genome:
- the ygiD gene encoding 4,5-DOPA dioxygenase extradiol: protein MAILNPVFIGHGSPENAIADNRYSRFLSAYAKKIPKPEAVVVISAHWQTRGTFITSGGNPQQIYDFWGFPDELYRLEYAPDGSPEIAAMIANAGLGVSEDPERGIDHAAWAVIRHMYPEKDVPVLEMSLDVNKTEEEHYEMGKRLAKLGRNGILFMGSGNMVHNLRNISFDQNQKPFPWAMKADLWLKEAIESHEIEKLIYYREKMPDYRMSIPTDEHFLPLLYIMGMRAEGQRAGTIFEEIQNGSISMRCIEIG from the coding sequence ATGGCTATTCTGAATCCTGTCTTCATCGGACATGGTTCCCCGGAAAATGCGATTGCGGATAACAGGTATTCCCGATTCCTCAGCGCCTATGCGAAAAAAATCCCGAAGCCTGAGGCCGTTGTCGTCATTTCAGCCCACTGGCAGACCAGGGGGACGTTCATTACGAGCGGCGGAAACCCCCAGCAGATTTATGATTTCTGGGGCTTTCCGGACGAGCTGTACAGGCTCGAATATGCGCCCGACGGTTCCCCTGAAATCGCAGCCATGATCGCAAACGCAGGGCTGGGGGTATCAGAAGACCCGGAGCGCGGGATTGACCATGCCGCATGGGCGGTGATCAGGCATATGTATCCGGAGAAAGACGTTCCCGTGCTGGAGATGAGCCTCGACGTCAACAAAACTGAAGAAGAGCATTATGAAATGGGGAAGAGGCTGGCGAAACTCGGTCGGAACGGGATATTGTTCATGGGAAGCGGGAATATGGTTCATAATTTACGAAACATCAGCTTTGACCAAAACCAGAAGCCGTTCCCATGGGCGATGAAAGCCGACCTCTGGCTGAAGGAAGCGATAGAGAGCCATGAGATTGAGAAGCTCATTTATTACAGGGAGAAAATGCCCGACTACAGAATGTCCATTCCGACGGACGAACATTTCCTCCCGCTGCTCTATATCATGGGAATGAGGGCAGAGGGGCAAAGAGCCGGGACAATATTCGAAGAGATACAGAACGGCAGTATTTCCATGAGATGCATAGAGATCGGATGA